From Granulicella sp. WH15, the proteins below share one genomic window:
- the hscA gene encoding Fe-S protein assembly chaperone HscA, with translation MAEQRVVGIDLGTTNSLVAYMEGDKPVVIPGEDGERLVPSVVAWTDAGVAVGNAARFTLMADSASAVYSAKRLMGRDLDDIQEELKLFPFKLAEGAKAGEVLRLNVGGLTMTPPEVSAYVLQQLKRNAERFFGAPVTKAVITVPAYFNDAQRQATKDAGRIAGLDVLRLVNEPTAAALAYGLDKNKDGIIAVYDFGGGTFDISILKLHEGIFEVIATGGDTHLGGDDIDNLLIAIALDDIAGDLKVDVRDNPEAVQAIRKAVIEAKILLSTADAAALDVALPEGRRYTREITRAQFEQLIAEIIARTAAPVRQALRDAALEPDKIDEVVMVGGSTRIPAVRSLVTGLFDLEARGKKLHTELNPDEVVALGAAVQAQILSGNAGGSALEDLLLLDVTPLSLGIEALGGVVAKIIQRNSTIPASATEHFTTGVDGQTNVAIHVVQGERELAKDCRSLARFDLKNIPPMVAGLPRIEVKFLIDANGILHVSAREQRSGQQAEIEVKPTYGLTDEQVETMILDSFDNAEQDITERQVIEARNEAETILTAVEKGKSNPAWQQLSYDETSAIAACVDELKAAGKGGDYKVIRAAIERLDKATRRFAELMMDSAVAGAMTGQTMQSASDSMGEGPSAPHPFAPAQFSETEKQ, from the coding sequence ATGGCAGAGCAACGCGTAGTCGGCATCGACCTCGGGACCACCAACTCGCTCGTCGCATACATGGAGGGCGACAAGCCCGTCGTCATCCCCGGCGAGGACGGCGAGCGCCTCGTCCCCTCGGTCGTGGCCTGGACCGACGCGGGCGTAGCCGTGGGCAACGCCGCCCGCTTCACCCTCATGGCCGACTCGGCCAGCGCCGTCTACTCGGCCAAACGCCTGATGGGCCGCGACCTCGACGACATTCAGGAGGAGCTGAAGCTCTTCCCTTTCAAGCTCGCCGAAGGAGCCAAGGCAGGCGAGGTCCTCCGCCTCAACGTCGGCGGCCTCACCATGACGCCGCCCGAGGTCTCCGCCTACGTGCTCCAGCAGCTCAAGCGCAACGCCGAGCGGTTCTTCGGCGCGCCCGTCACCAAGGCCGTCATCACCGTACCCGCCTACTTCAACGACGCCCAGCGTCAGGCCACCAAAGACGCCGGACGCATCGCCGGGCTGGACGTGCTCCGCCTGGTCAACGAGCCGACCGCCGCCGCCCTCGCCTATGGCCTCGACAAGAACAAGGACGGCATCATCGCCGTCTACGACTTCGGCGGCGGCACCTTCGACATCTCCATCCTCAAGCTGCACGAGGGCATCTTCGAGGTCATCGCGACCGGCGGCGACACCCACCTGGGCGGCGACGACATCGACAACCTCCTCATCGCCATCGCGCTCGACGACATCGCGGGCGACCTGAAGGTGGACGTGCGCGACAACCCCGAGGCGGTCCAGGCCATCCGCAAGGCCGTCATCGAGGCCAAGATCCTGCTCTCGACGGCGGATGCAGCCGCGCTCGACGTAGCCCTGCCCGAAGGCCGTCGCTACACCCGCGAGATCACCCGCGCCCAGTTCGAGCAGCTCATCGCGGAGATCATCGCCCGCACCGCTGCGCCCGTCCGGCAGGCCCTGCGCGACGCCGCGCTCGAGCCGGACAAGATCGACGAGGTGGTCATGGTCGGCGGCAGCACGCGCATCCCCGCGGTGCGCTCGCTGGTCACCGGCCTCTTCGACCTCGAAGCCCGCGGCAAAAAGCTCCACACCGAGCTGAACCCCGACGAGGTCGTCGCCCTCGGCGCGGCCGTTCAGGCGCAGATCCTCTCCGGCAACGCGGGCGGCTCGGCGCTCGAAGACCTGCTGCTGCTCGACGTAACCCCGCTCTCGCTCGGCATCGAGGCTCTCGGCGGCGTGGTCGCCAAGATCATCCAGCGCAACTCGACCATCCCGGCCAGCGCCACCGAGCACTTCACCACCGGCGTCGACGGCCAGACCAACGTCGCCATCCACGTAGTACAGGGCGAGCGCGAGCTGGCCAAGGACTGCCGTTCGCTGGCCCGCTTCGACCTCAAAAACATCCCCCCGATGGTGGCCGGGCTGCCCCGCATCGAGGTCAAGTTCCTCATCGACGCCAACGGCATCCTGCACGTCAGCGCGCGCGAGCAGCGCAGCGGCCAGCAGGCCGAGATCGAGGTGAAGCCCACCTACGGGCTCACCGACGAGCAGGTCGAGACCATGATCCTCGACTCCTTCGACAACGCCGAGCAGGACATTACCGAGCGCCAGGTCATCGAGGCCCGCAACGAGGCCGAGACGATCCTGACGGCGGTCGAGAAGGGCAAGTCGAACCCCGCGTGGCAGCAGCTCAGCTACGACGAGACGAGCGCCATCGCGGCCTGCGTCGATGAGCTGAAGGCCGCAGGCAAGGGCGGCGACTACAAGGTCATCCGCGCCGCGATCGAGCGCCTCGACAAGGCCACGCGCCGCTTCGCCGAGCTGATGATGGACTCGGCCGTCGCGGGCGCGATGACGGGCCAAACGATGCAGTCGGCCAGCGACAGCATGGGCGAGGGACCATCGGCCCCGCACCCGTTTGCCCCGGCCCAGTTCAGCGAAACAGAAAAGCAGTAA
- a CDS encoding DUF3592 domain-containing protein: MRHLLHLGSTALGSATGIGCTVAAVASVGAAAYWLARRGPSPEERERARRLRLAAVGRIIDGTVTDALPAERDPETILYEYRIGGVTYECGQDVSQLRQYLGELRVDLPVQVRYDPYNPANSIVVAESWNGLWHWDHPVGTAGKEEAQ, from the coding sequence TTGCGTCATCTCCTCCACCTTGGTTCCACGGCGCTCGGCTCAGCGACGGGAATCGGCTGTACCGTCGCCGCTGTTGCGTCCGTCGGGGCAGCGGCCTACTGGCTGGCGCGGCGGGGGCCTTCGCCCGAGGAGCGCGAGCGGGCCCGGCGGCTGCGGCTTGCCGCGGTTGGGCGCATCATCGATGGCACCGTGACCGACGCTCTACCCGCCGAACGCGATCCCGAGACGATTCTGTACGAGTACCGCATCGGCGGCGTCACGTATGAGTGCGGGCAGGACGTCTCGCAGCTACGGCAGTATCTGGGCGAGCTGCGCGTGGACCTGCCGGTGCAGGTCCGGTACGACCCCTACAATCCGGCCAATAGCATTGTGGTGGCTGAGTCCTGGAATGGACTTTGGCACTGGGACCATCCGGTAGGAACTGCGGGGAAGGAAGAAGCTCAGTAG
- the hslV gene encoding ATP-dependent protease subunit HslV, with product MRSTTVICVRRGNSVIMAADGQVSMGGTVMKSSAKKIRRLYQDKVLAGFAGSTADAFSLFSRFESKLEQYAGNLGRAAVELAKDWRTDKMLRQLEALLIVADPGQTLILSGTGDVIDPDEGIATIGSGGSYALAAARALMENTDMTAREIVERSMKIAGDICIYTNDHIMIEELTGE from the coding sequence ATCCGTTCCACCACCGTCATCTGCGTCCGGCGCGGCAACTCGGTCATCATGGCCGCCGACGGGCAGGTCTCGATGGGCGGCACGGTCATGAAGAGCTCGGCCAAAAAAATCCGCCGCCTCTATCAGGACAAGGTGCTGGCCGGTTTTGCCGGGTCCACCGCCGATGCCTTCTCGCTCTTCTCGCGCTTCGAGTCCAAGCTGGAGCAGTACGCGGGTAACCTGGGCCGGGCCGCCGTGGAGCTGGCCAAGGACTGGCGCACCGACAAGATGCTGCGCCAACTGGAGGCGCTGCTCATCGTCGCCGACCCCGGCCAGACGCTCATTCTCTCCGGCACCGGCGACGTCATCGACCCGGATGAGGGCATCGCGACCATCGGCTCCGGCGGCAGCTACGCGCTGGCAGCGGCCCGCGCCCTCATGGAGAACACCGACATGACCGCCCGCGAGATCGTCGAGCGCTCCATGAAGATCGCCGGCGACATCTGCATCTACACCAACGATCACATCATGATCGAAGAGCTGACGGGGGAGTAG
- the hslU gene encoding ATP-dependent protease ATPase subunit HslU, protein MAIYLPGAAEDQALALDELTPREIVVELDKYVVGQHAAKRAVAIALRNRMRRQKLPPDLADDIMPKNIIMIGPTGVGKTEIARRLAKLTNSPFLKVEASKFTEVGYVGRDVESIVRDLVEIGIDLVREEKLEEIEDKAELNAEDRLLDLLLPPAPVAVTEAAASDVIQLPASMDETAETEDIEPEQKPDQKPGKKEQTSEERTREKLRQQFREGKLDERTVELDVRDRNQPSFEFVAAPGMDESDMSLKDVLPGLFGQRTRKRKMKVAEAFEYLVQEEEGRLIDMDQVTRLAVERVEDSGIVFLDEIDKIAGREGGGGPDVSREGVQRDILPIVEGTTVSTKYGMVSTDHILFIAAGAFHVSKPSDLIPELQGRFPIRVELQSLTVDDFVRILTEPKSSLVKQSTALLETEGLKLEFKPEAIAEMAQFAFRVNETTENIGARRLHTILERVLDEISFQAPDLVKRTRPESSQEGVVAEVSASAPLGDHPLPPAPPLPVIERRRDDGTTELVIVVDPEYVRQQVASIVKSQDLSRYIL, encoded by the coding sequence ATGGCCATCTACCTACCCGGCGCTGCCGAAGACCAAGCACTCGCACTCGACGAGCTTACCCCGCGTGAGATCGTCGTGGAGCTGGACAAGTATGTCGTGGGCCAGCACGCGGCCAAGCGCGCCGTGGCCATCGCGCTGCGCAACCGGATGCGGCGGCAGAAGCTTCCGCCCGATCTGGCCGACGACATCATGCCGAAGAACATCATCATGATCGGGCCGACGGGCGTGGGCAAGACCGAGATCGCCCGCCGCCTGGCGAAGCTCACCAACTCGCCCTTTCTCAAGGTGGAAGCCTCGAAGTTCACCGAGGTCGGCTACGTGGGGCGCGATGTCGAGTCCATTGTGCGCGACCTGGTGGAGATCGGCATCGACCTGGTGCGCGAGGAGAAGCTCGAAGAGATCGAGGACAAGGCCGAGCTGAATGCAGAGGACCGCCTGCTCGACCTGCTGCTGCCGCCAGCACCTGTGGCTGTAACCGAGGCTGCGGCCAGCGACGTGATCCAGCTTCCGGCCTCGATGGACGAGACGGCTGAGACTGAAGATATCGAACCGGAGCAGAAGCCGGACCAGAAGCCCGGTAAGAAAGAACAGACCAGCGAAGAGCGCACCCGCGAGAAGCTGCGGCAGCAGTTCCGCGAGGGCAAGCTGGACGAGCGGACTGTGGAGCTGGACGTGCGTGACCGCAATCAGCCCAGCTTCGAGTTCGTCGCCGCGCCGGGGATGGACGAGTCCGACATGAGCCTGAAGGACGTGCTGCCCGGCCTCTTCGGCCAGCGTACCCGCAAGCGCAAGATGAAGGTCGCCGAGGCGTTCGAGTATCTGGTGCAGGAAGAAGAGGGCCGCCTGATCGACATGGATCAGGTTACTCGGCTCGCCGTCGAGCGTGTCGAGGACTCGGGGATTGTGTTTCTCGATGAGATCGACAAGATCGCCGGGCGCGAGGGCGGCGGAGGCCCGGACGTCTCCCGCGAGGGCGTGCAGCGCGATATCCTGCCCATCGTTGAGGGAACGACTGTCTCAACCAAGTACGGCATGGTCTCGACCGACCACATCCTGTTCATCGCGGCGGGCGCGTTCCATGTGTCCAAGCCGTCGGACCTGATCCCCGAGCTGCAGGGCCGCTTCCCCATCCGGGTCGAGCTGCAATCGCTCACCGTGGACGACTTCGTCCGCATCCTCACCGAGCCGAAGTCGTCGCTGGTGAAGCAGTCCACGGCGCTGCTCGAGACCGAGGGGTTGAAGCTCGAGTTCAAGCCCGAGGCCATCGCGGAGATGGCGCAGTTCGCCTTCCGGGTCAACGAGACGACCGAGAACATCGGCGCGCGGCGGCTGCATACGATCCTCGAGCGGGTGCTGGACGAGATCAGCTTCCAGGCTCCTGATCTGGTCAAGCGCACGCGGCCCGAGTCGTCGCAGGAGGGAGTGGTGGCCGAGGTCTCGGCCTCCGCTCCGCTGGGCGACCACCCGCTGCCGCCCGCGCCGCCTCTGCCTGTCATCGAGCGCCGCCGGGACGACGGCACGACCGAGCTGGTCATCGTGGTCGATCCTGAGTACGTCCGCCAGCAGGTAGCCTCTATCGTCAAGAGCCAGGACCTGAGCCGCTATATCCTCTAA
- a CDS encoding type III pantothenate kinase, translating to MLLAIEVGNSNTVFGLYRLVEGSAGEQPGLVTTLRVTTPENSTADEFGLQMRSLFERRGLSLSEVTGIAISSVVPPLDSLLRNFCDVYFKMKPLFIEPGVKTGLPVLTDNPTEVGADRIMNSIAAYERFKGPCIVVDMGTATNFDVVSAKGEFLGGAIAPGLGISADALFSRAARLPRIEVKKPAKVIGTNTVDNIQIGLYYGYIGLVDGILKQMLAEMPPETKVVGTGGLMRLIAGGSKYIREVDEMLTLNGLRIVYERHVERMKRRG from the coding sequence ATGCTGCTGGCAATCGAGGTAGGAAACTCAAACACGGTCTTCGGGCTATACCGGCTGGTGGAAGGCTCCGCGGGCGAGCAGCCGGGGCTGGTGACGACGCTGCGCGTGACCACGCCCGAGAACAGCACCGCCGACGAGTTCGGCCTGCAAATGCGGAGCCTCTTCGAGCGGCGCGGACTGAGCCTGAGCGAGGTCACCGGCATCGCCATCTCGTCGGTGGTGCCTCCGCTGGACTCGCTCCTACGCAATTTTTGCGATGTTTATTTCAAGATGAAACCGCTCTTCATCGAGCCTGGCGTCAAGACCGGGCTACCGGTCCTGACCGACAACCCGACCGAGGTCGGCGCGGACCGGATCATGAACAGCATCGCCGCGTATGAACGCTTCAAAGGCCCGTGCATCGTCGTCGATATGGGTACGGCGACCAACTTCGACGTGGTCTCAGCCAAGGGCGAGTTTCTGGGCGGGGCGATTGCGCCGGGGCTCGGTATCTCGGCCGACGCGCTGTTCTCCCGCGCGGCGCGGCTGCCCCGGATCGAGGTGAAGAAGCCCGCGAAGGTGATCGGCACCAACACCGTGGATAACATCCAGATCGGGTTGTACTACGGGTACATCGGACTGGTGGACGGGATTCTGAAGCAGATGCTGGCGGAGATGCCGCCGGAGACGAAGGTGGTCGGAACCGGCGGGCTGATGCGGCTGATCGCGGGAGGCTCGAAGTACATACGCGAGGTGGACGAGATGCTGACGCTGAACGGGTTGCGGATCGTCTACGAGCGGCACGTCGAGCGGATGAAGCGGCGCGGATAG
- a CDS encoding biotin--[acetyl-CoA-carboxylase] ligase, with translation MPANFDVEAVEAGLFGTRFAGLVTHLPVVNSTSTLALEAAQTGATGGVWVADEQTAGRGRGGHRWHSVAGDGLYVSTLVTPRLPLSEGLKVPLATGLAVQAAITEATGLAADIRWPNDLLLGEKKCGGILVESASDAAGGAEPMLRYAVIGIGINVNHAAFPEELEALATSLRIAAGKEMRREELLAALLRGLDRELTALDTLEGRTSLLERFAAASSWVRGKRVQVGYDSEREPDGGYTGVTAGLDARGFLQVQGDDGRLHTVISGGVRPDVTRRME, from the coding sequence ATGCCAGCTAACTTCGATGTAGAAGCCGTCGAGGCTGGGTTGTTTGGGACGCGGTTTGCGGGATTGGTTACGCATCTTCCCGTGGTCAACTCGACCAGCACGCTGGCGCTCGAGGCCGCGCAGACCGGGGCGACCGGCGGCGTGTGGGTTGCGGACGAGCAGACGGCGGGGCGTGGGCGTGGGGGGCATCGCTGGCACTCCGTGGCGGGCGACGGGCTGTACGTGAGTACGCTGGTGACGCCCCGGCTGCCGCTGAGCGAGGGACTAAAGGTTCCGCTGGCAACAGGGCTGGCCGTACAAGCTGCGATCACCGAGGCGACCGGGCTGGCGGCGGATATCCGCTGGCCGAACGACCTGCTGCTGGGCGAGAAGAAGTGCGGGGGGATATTGGTCGAGTCGGCCTCGGACGCAGCCGGGGGTGCGGAGCCTATGCTGCGCTATGCGGTGATCGGGATCGGCATCAACGTGAACCATGCTGCTTTTCCGGAGGAACTAGAGGCGCTGGCGACCTCGCTGCGAATCGCTGCCGGGAAAGAGATGCGGCGCGAAGAACTGTTGGCAGCGCTGTTGCGCGGGCTGGATCGGGAGCTGACGGCGCTGGACACCCTCGAGGGACGTACCAGCCTGCTCGAACGCTTTGCCGCCGCCTCCAGTTGGGTGCGGGGCAAGCGCGTTCAGGTCGGTTACGATAGCGAGCGCGAGCCGGACGGCGGCTATACTGGCGTCACCGCAGGGCTCGACGCGCGTGGATTCTTGCAGGTGCAGGGCGACGATGGTCGTCTGCACACGGTCATCTCGGGCGGCGTGCGGCCCGATGTTACGAGACGAATGGAGTAA
- the nadC gene encoding carboxylating nicotinate-nucleotide diphosphorylase produces the protein MDWKSRRVRAILEGALLEDKAAQDVTTALTIDPKLRATGTIIAKQPCIVAGLGAIPVFLELFAAQAEKAGRPSFGRFQVISHPEIFDGVKVKKGATIAVIRYNAAALLSTERVILNLMQRMSGIATLTNEFVKAVAGTNAKVLDTRKTIPGLRMLDKYAVAAGGGVNHRLDLQDGILIKNNHISLGGGLPTVLKKAIAGRKGKQLVQVEVRSQTELDEAIAGGAESILLDNMTPAQVKKAVKQIRAALPGVPVEASGNMNLETVGKYAKTGVDFISVGALTHSATAVDLSMRITTDAS, from the coding sequence ATGGACTGGAAGAGCAGGCGGGTGCGGGCGATTCTCGAAGGTGCGCTGCTGGAAGACAAAGCCGCGCAGGATGTGACCACAGCGTTGACCATCGACCCGAAGCTGCGGGCGACCGGAACCATCATCGCCAAGCAGCCCTGCATCGTGGCCGGTCTGGGCGCGATCCCGGTCTTTCTGGAGCTCTTCGCCGCACAGGCCGAGAAGGCGGGCAGGCCCAGCTTCGGGCGGTTCCAGGTCATCAGCCACCCGGAGATCTTCGACGGCGTCAAGGTGAAGAAGGGCGCGACTATCGCGGTCATCCGCTACAACGCCGCCGCGCTGCTGAGCACCGAGCGCGTCATCCTGAACCTGATGCAGCGTATGAGCGGCATCGCCACGCTAACCAACGAGTTCGTGAAGGCCGTGGCCGGGACCAACGCCAAAGTGCTGGACACGCGTAAGACGATTCCGGGCCTCAGGATGCTGGATAAGTACGCGGTGGCAGCGGGCGGCGGCGTGAACCACCGGCTGGATTTGCAGGACGGCATCCTCATCAAGAACAACCACATCTCGTTGGGCGGTGGCCTGCCCACGGTGCTGAAGAAGGCGATCGCCGGACGCAAGGGCAAGCAGTTGGTGCAGGTCGAAGTGCGCTCGCAGACAGAGCTGGATGAGGCGATTGCGGGTGGGGCGGAGTCGATCCTGCTCGACAACATGACGCCCGCGCAGGTGAAGAAGGCCGTGAAGCAGATACGCGCCGCGCTGCCGGGTGTGCCGGTTGAGGCCTCGGGCAATATGAACCTCGAGACCGTGGGCAAGTATGCCAAGACCGGCGTGGACTTTATCTCGGTCGGCGCGCTGACCCACTCGGCGACGGCAGTAGACCTGAGCATGAGAATCACGACGGATGCCAGCTAA